AACCATCGACTCTACTGAATCTCTACATCCACTAATTGTTTCAGTAAGAACTTCATTAGAAAATTCTTTCGTTGGATCAAAAATTGTATCTAGGTAATGAATTGCAGAGTCTTTTATAACTTCTGTTTTTTGAGAATCTTCAATACCTGTACAGTCCGTAAGACTTCTTAAGTACATATCTCTTTGTGATTCTGGAATATACAGTTGGTGATACTTTCTTCTAAAAGTTGAAATATCTTCAGCAGAGAGAATTCCACAGACAGGAAATACTCTAACGAATTTCTCCTTAGCTTCATGGGCCGATGAATTTACATACAGGTCATATGCCAATGGCTTCTCTAAAATAATGAGATCAAAACCCACTGAGAAAAAACTTGTATTCTTTTGCCTTGTTAATTCAGACATATTACCTCTACTTATTAACTAACTTTTCGGTAATTTAAGTCCACATCTTTAAGAATTTCTCCTTTTGTTTTCTATTTTAAATAGCTAATTTTACTTAATAAAAAACAAAAAAGCCCGCAAACTGCGGGCTTAGAATATTTAACTTATTTAGTTTATTTCTAGAACGGGATATCGTCACTTGTGAAGTTAGAGTCTGTAGAGATATCATAATCTTGGTTCATAGCACTATTATCTTGAGATGGTTGCTGAGAGTAATTCCCGCTATCTTTAGATTGGTTTGCACCAGTTTGAGCTCCACCGATAAATTGAACAGTTCTTACGTTGATTTCAGTAGTGTAATTCTTGTGTCCGTCTTTTTCCCACATTCTTGTTTGAAGAGAACCTTCAAAGTAAGCTTGCCTACCCTTTGAAAGGTACTGGTTACAAAGTTCAGCAGTTTTTCCCCAAACAACCATTCTATGCCATTCAGTTTTCTCTTGCTTCTGTCCACCTTTGTCAGTCCAACCTTCAGAAGTTGCAACAGAGAAGTTACATACAGCAGCTCCAGATGGTGTGTACTTTAACTCTGGCTCAGTTCCTAAACGTCCTAAAATGATTACTTTATTTACACTCATGATTTCTCCCCTCATGATGAGTACCTACGATATTTCTCATCAATGCTAAGTGTGTTTGTATCGCTCAAACAATATTACGAAAAATTCTCTTTTAAAAGATTTTTCTTAGCTTTTAGAAAGAGCAAACGCGCGTCATAGACGCGAGTTTCTAAACTATTGAAATTTAAATTACTTTAATTCTAGGTGGTTAAAAACTTGCGTATGGATTAGTCGAAGTTTGCTGCTTGGGCTCCACAACAGCCCCTTCAAAGTCTTCTATTTTTTCTTTTATTTCAGGAGTTGGATTCTTATTCTCCCAAAATTCATGAACAATTTTCTTCGCCATTTTTACGTCTTTTTTATACCAAGACGCATCAAAACCACAATGTGGACAAGGAATCTCTTTTCTAAAATTCATTCTCACTGCCGCCTCAAAAAGCGCCCAGAATATAAAGAAAACAAAGTAAGATCGTATCCCCATAAGAGGATATAGAGCGGCTCCTGCCAAAATAGAACTCAATGTCAGTTGAAAATAATTCTTTGCTGAAAGCCTAGGCGTAGAGTGAAAGGCCCTCTTGGTTGTACACAGAGGACAGAAGAATTCCATCTTCGGATTCTTATGTTTATACGTTCTATATTCTAGTGGCTGCCAATCTGGTTTACTCATATTCTCTCCAAAAGAGTTCTTCAAAGTATTCTATCAATAAATGTCTCAATATATTAGAGCGTAAAAACTGCCAAACGCACCGCAAATAGAGCTCCGATGGCCCCACGACCACCGGAGAAAGACGTGTTTTAGATGCACCTAAGTGCGAAGAAAGTAAAACTAGTTGATAGGATAAGCCGTGCTCCAACGTTCCACGCTACGCTACCGACAATTCAGCGCAGCTTACTTTATATATATCAAGAACCGTTCCAATTTTTGCGATGCCCAATATATTGATTTCACAATAGGCCGGTGCCAAAGATGCATTGATTTAAAGAAACCAGTTTCCAACTGAGCCCGGCAAGAATTTCCTTAAATTTGAATTACAGAGCTTTTTCATCGGTATCTTATAGTGCTAAGATAAACCTTCATGAAAAAGCTCTACCGTGGCGAGAAAGGCCAGCTCAGCATATTCCTAGGAATCATAATGGTTATCATCATCACGATGATGGCATTCATTATTAATGTTGGTCTCTTTGTTAAAGCAAAAATCAACTTACAAAACGCCGTAGATGCCGCCGCTTGGTCAGGAGCTGCCGTCCAAGCGAGACAACTCTCCAACATTTCTTACATGAATTGGGAAATGAGAAATACTTATAAAGAGTGGATGTTTAAATACTACGTCATTGGCCACTTAGGGCTCAGCGACCAGCTCAGACCTGCAACAGTTGCAACGAAGAGTAAAACAAGCTTTAGACTCACACCTTTCCCTGGTTCTGCTGAAGTTGACCCTTACAATCTTCCTTCAACTTGTATGGCCTTTGGAGGTTCAAAAGATATTTGTAAACTTATCTCTACTCCGGGTCTTCCTAGG
The sequence above is a segment of the Halobacteriovorax sp. JY17 genome. Coding sequences within it:
- a CDS encoding single-stranded DNA-binding protein, with amino-acid sequence MSVNKVIILGRLGTEPELKYTPSGAAVCNFSVATSEGWTDKGGQKQEKTEWHRMVVWGKTAELCNQYLSKGRQAYFEGSLQTRMWEKDGHKNYTTEINVRTVQFIGGAQTGANQSKDSGNYSQQPSQDNSAMNQDYDISTDSNFTSDDIPF